One genomic region from Equus asinus isolate D_3611 breed Donkey chromosome 10, EquAss-T2T_v2, whole genome shotgun sequence encodes:
- the RIMOC1 gene encoding RAB7A-interacting MON1-CCZ1 complex subunit 1 isoform X1 — protein sequence MAAAGSSVVKRVEELGDLAQAHIQQLSEAAGEDDHFLIRASAALEKLKLLCGEDKECSNPSNLLELYTQAILDMTYFEENKLVDEDFPEDSSQKVKELIGFLSEPEILVKENNMHPKHSDLLGDELLECLSWRRGALLYMYCHSLTKRREWLTRKSSFLKKYLVDGISYLLQMLNYRCPIQLNEGVSFQDLDTAKLLSEGIFSDIHLLAMMYSGEMCYWGLKHCADQQPENHEVDTGVSGASYTTHEETLDFREVGEKILKKYVSVCEGPLKEQEWNTTNAKQILNFFQQHTN from the exons ATGGCGGCCGCGGGCTCCAGTGTGGTGAAGCGAGTGGAGGAGCTCGGGGACCTGGCTCAAGCCCATATTCAGCAACTTAGCGAAGCGGCTGGCGAAGACG ATCACTTTTTAATTCGGGCCTCTGCAGCTCTAGAAAAATTGAAACTTCTGTGTGGAGAAGACAAAGAATGTTCAAATCCATCAAATCTTCTAGAACTTTACACACAG GCTATTTTGGACATGACGTATTTTGAGGAGAACAAGCTAGTAGATGAAGATTTTCCTGAAGACTCTTCACAGAAAGTAAAAGAGCTGATTGGTTTTCTTTCAGAACCAGAAATTTtagttaaagaaaataatatgcaTCCAAAA CACAGCGACTTGCTTGGGGATGAGCTCCTGGAATGTCTCTCTTGGAGACGAGGAGCCCTACTTTATATGTATTGTCATTCTCTGACCAAAAGGAGAGAATGGCTCACGAGAAAATCTAGTTTTCTGAAAAAG TACCTTGTTGATGGAATCAGTTACTTGCTACAGATGCTAAATTATCGGTGTCCTATCCAGTTAAATGAAGGAGTTTCTTTCCAGGACCTAGACACAGCTAAATTACTGAGCGAAG GAATATTTAGTGACATTCATTTGCTGGCTATGATGTACAGTGGAGAAATGTGTTACTGGGGATTGAAACATTGTGCAGATCAACAGCCAGAAAATCATGAAGTGGATACTGGTGTTTCTGGAGCAAGCTACACTACACACGAAGAAACTTTGGATTTCCGAGaagtaggagaaaaaatattgaaaaagtatGTATCTGTATGTGAAGGACCCCTGAAAGAACAAGAATGGAATACAACAAatgcaaaacaaattttaaacttctttcaGCAGCACACTAACTAG
- the RIMOC1 gene encoding RAB7A-interacting MON1-CCZ1 complex subunit 1 isoform X2, with translation MAAAGSSVVKRVEELGDLAQAHIQQLSEAAGEDDHFLIRASAALEKLKLLCGEDKECSNPSNLLELYTQAILDMTYFEENKLVDEDFPEDSSQKVKELIGFLSEPEILVKENNMHPKHSDLLGDELLECLSWRRGALLYMYCHSLTKRREWLTRKSSFLKKYLVDGISYLLQMLNYRCPIQLNEGVSFQDLDTAKLLSEALEPEPESFRGRHFTEYHVNKTLSCATCISVEEIASILSITRCSWNSFHLTYVSVYRHGKRMFLSAKLFLWCSLLRSFLEHFHLHFTGQN, from the exons ATGGCGGCCGCGGGCTCCAGTGTGGTGAAGCGAGTGGAGGAGCTCGGGGACCTGGCTCAAGCCCATATTCAGCAACTTAGCGAAGCGGCTGGCGAAGACG ATCACTTTTTAATTCGGGCCTCTGCAGCTCTAGAAAAATTGAAACTTCTGTGTGGAGAAGACAAAGAATGTTCAAATCCATCAAATCTTCTAGAACTTTACACACAG GCTATTTTGGACATGACGTATTTTGAGGAGAACAAGCTAGTAGATGAAGATTTTCCTGAAGACTCTTCACAGAAAGTAAAAGAGCTGATTGGTTTTCTTTCAGAACCAGAAATTTtagttaaagaaaataatatgcaTCCAAAA CACAGCGACTTGCTTGGGGATGAGCTCCTGGAATGTCTCTCTTGGAGACGAGGAGCCCTACTTTATATGTATTGTCATTCTCTGACCAAAAGGAGAGAATGGCTCACGAGAAAATCTAGTTTTCTGAAAAAG TACCTTGTTGATGGAATCAGTTACTTGCTACAGATGCTAAATTATCGGTGTCCTATCCAGTTAAATGAAGGAGTTTCTTTCCAGGACCTAGACACAGCTAAATTACTGAGCGAAG CTTTAGAACCGGAGCCCGAGAGCTTCAGAGGGAGGCACTTCACAGAATACCATGTAAACAAGACCCTGAGTTGTGCAACATGCATCTCTGTTGAGGAGATTGCTTCCATCCTCAGTATCACAAGATGCTCCTGGAACTCCTTCCATCTCACCTATGTTTCGGTCTATAGGCATGGCAAAAGGATGTTTCTTTCAGCCAAGCTGTTCCTTTGGTGCAGTCTTCTCAGAAGTTTCTTAGAACACTTCCACCTACATTTCACTGGCCAGAATTAA